One window of Nicotiana tomentosiformis chromosome 11, ASM39032v3, whole genome shotgun sequence genomic DNA carries:
- the LOC138902137 gene encoding uncharacterized protein: MDGQFERTIHILEDMLCACVIDIGGSWDQFLSLAEFANNNSYQSSIQMAPYEALYGSRCRSPVGWFEQEESRLLRIDLVQDALDKVKLIQVRLRTTQSRQKSYADKKVREVSFMVGEKVLLKVSPMKCVMRFVKRGKLSPSFIGAFEVL; the protein is encoded by the coding sequence atggacggacagttcgagcgcactattcatatattggaggacatgttatgcgcttgtgtcattgacattggtggttcatgggaccagttcttgtcGCTCGCCGAGTTCGCAAataacaatagttaccagtcgagtattcagatggctccgtacgaggctttatatgggagtaggtgtagatctccggtaggatggtttgagcagGAGGAGTCTAGGCTCTTGCGTATAGACTTGGTCcaagatgcattagataaggtgaaattgattcaggtgcggcttcgcacgacgcagtctaggcagaagagctacgcggacaaGAAGGTCCGTGaggtgtcttttatggttggggagaaggttttgctgaaggtatcacccatgaagtgtgttatgaggtttgtgaagaggggaaagttgagccccagCTTCATTGGGgcttttgaggtgctttag